From the genome of Proteus vulgaris, one region includes:
- a CDS encoding DUF1828 domain-containing protein has translation MMCSTVISNLGFECHPIGAELLRIISPFTFCDDGEHVGAFVKEINGKYLVSDRCDALMNMEARGISLTKKRIDEIRSFISHQGAELNDRGEIVSWATEDTVGSATSNVIRAGILASTLSIDWHQSVRVEKFESEVIDYLYHSSLKDKILLRSNVLGMSGHNIVIPVTVNTEEPKYLFTSSVKQGGSWNSAYSLLGKLIDLKNANATLNNRYVVVDSESIGAQMQQLSLLFNEISHVLPFAKRDKWISKLAA, from the coding sequence ATGATGTGCTCAACAGTCATATCTAATCTTGGTTTTGAGTGCCACCCTATCGGTGCTGAATTACTGAGAATCATCAGCCCATTCACTTTCTGTGATGATGGGGAGCATGTTGGCGCTTTCGTAAAAGAAATTAATGGTAAATATCTTGTAAGTGACCGATGCGACGCGCTAATGAATATGGAGGCAAGGGGCATTTCACTTACAAAAAAAAGAATTGATGAAATACGTAGCTTTATAAGCCATCAAGGCGCAGAGCTTAACGACAGAGGTGAAATTGTTAGTTGGGCAACAGAAGATACAGTTGGTTCAGCTACATCCAATGTAATCAGAGCTGGAATATTAGCCTCCACCTTATCTATTGACTGGCATCAATCGGTCAGGGTTGAGAAATTTGAAAGTGAAGTTATAGATTATTTATATCACTCCAGCTTAAAAGATAAGATTTTATTGAGGTCTAATGTATTAGGAATGAGCGGACATAACATAGTCATTCCAGTAACAGTTAATACCGAAGAACCAAAGTATCTTTTTACATCTAGCGTAAAACAAGGTGGAAGTTGGAATAGTGCATACTCTCTACTCGGTAAACTAATTGATCTAAAAAATGCAAACGCTACATTAAATAATCGATATGTCGTTGTTGATAGCGAATCAATTGGCGCTCAAATGCAACAACTGTCTCTTTTATTTAATGAAATAAGCCATGTCTTACCTTTTGCAAAAAGAGATAAATGGATATCTAAACTAGCAGCATAA
- a CDS encoding YfdQ family protein: MSQLDGNAISQIQNMAVASLSLDAIEKSLCPAIVLPNDFKVSSLENLQEGRFRFRGEMKTTSISDFVKYSIKNAIDEGVSCFIDANEMSAKTIFNIGTIGEPGHADNTALVKLKQTAPFAALLKIDGVKHRQKELAEWLEDWRDYLMAFDADGNVLDIKQAISAVRRITIESTRSAEHEDHDFSAKRSVLENVEARSKDVMPTAFQFTCTPYDELKERNIKLRYSVLTGGDVPTLVLRIVQLENLEEQIAQEFRNLLCDEFDESEIETFIGKFSA; the protein is encoded by the coding sequence ATGTCTCAATTAGACGGTAATGCTATTTCGCAAATTCAAAATATGGCGGTGGCTTCATTAAGTCTCGATGCAATAGAGAAGTCTCTTTGCCCTGCCATTGTCCTTCCTAATGACTTTAAAGTAAGTAGTTTAGAAAACTTACAAGAAGGTCGCTTCCGTTTCCGTGGTGAAATGAAAACAACAAGCATCAGTGATTTTGTTAAATACTCAATCAAGAATGCAATTGATGAAGGTGTTAGCTGCTTTATTGATGCCAATGAAATGAGTGCCAAAACTATTTTCAATATCGGCACAATTGGTGAGCCTGGTCATGCTGATAATACGGCTCTTGTGAAATTAAAACAAACAGCCCCATTCGCAGCACTATTAAAAATTGATGGTGTCAAACATCGTCAAAAAGAATTAGCGGAATGGTTAGAAGACTGGCGTGATTATTTAATGGCGTTCGATGCTGACGGTAATGTTCTAGATATCAAACAAGCTATTTCTGCTGTTCGCCGTATTACGATTGAATCAACACGCTCTGCTGAACATGAAGATCACGATTTTAGTGCCAAACGTTCAGTATTAGAAAATGTTGAAGCAAGAAGCAAAGATGTTATGCCAACAGCATTCCAGTTCACCTGCACTCCGTATGACGAGTTAAAAGAACGTAACATTAAATTGCGTTATAGCGTACTTACTGGCGGTGATGTTCCTACCTTAGTGCTCCGTATTGTTCAACTTGAAAACCTTGAAGAACAAATTGCTCAAGAGTTTCGCAATCTGCTTTGTGATGAATTCGATGAAAGTGAAATCGAAACATTCATTGGCAAATTTTCAGCTTAA
- the ssb gene encoding single-stranded DNA-binding protein, producing the protein MANGSVNKVILIGNLGRDPEIRYLPSGGAVANLAVATSEKWRDKKTGENREKTEWHRVVLFGKLADIASGYLCKGSQIYIEGQLQTREWDDNGVKRYATEIAVKVGGSMQMLGGASKSAGSQPAQQNQLPAQPQAQSNQPPMDFEDDIPFAPIGLMYPRYFINML; encoded by the coding sequence ATGGCTAACGGATCAGTAAACAAAGTAATTCTTATCGGCAATTTAGGGCGCGATCCTGAAATTCGCTACCTGCCTTCTGGTGGTGCTGTTGCCAATTTAGCTGTGGCCACAAGTGAAAAATGGCGTGATAAAAAAACGGGTGAAAATCGCGAAAAAACAGAATGGCATCGTGTTGTTTTGTTTGGAAAGCTGGCAGATATCGCAAGTGGCTATTTGTGCAAAGGCTCTCAAATTTATATTGAGGGCCAACTACAAACGCGCGAGTGGGATGATAACGGCGTTAAACGCTATGCAACTGAAATTGCTGTAAAGGTTGGCGGTTCAATGCAGATGTTAGGCGGTGCTAGTAAATCAGCAGGATCACAACCGGCACAGCAAAACCAACTACCAGCTCAACCTCAAGCCCAAAGTAATCAGCCACCAATGGATTTTGAAGATGATATTCCTTTTGCTCCAATTGGACTTATGTATCCACGATATTTTATTAATATGCTTTAG
- a CDS encoding helix-turn-helix transcriptional regulator — translation MSALIKYIKMKEMVQLTGKSKTTLWRMYAKRKEFPKPQKTKGGTFLGWPEHVYEEWVRSEKL, via the coding sequence ATGTCAGCACTAATAAAATATATAAAAATGAAAGAAATGGTTCAATTGACAGGGAAAAGCAAAACTACGTTATGGAGAATGTATGCAAAGAGAAAGGAATTCCCAAAACCACAAAAAACAAAAGGTGGTACATTTTTAGGCTGGCCAGAACATGTCTATGAAGAGTGGGTTAGAAGTGAAAAACTGTAA
- the folD gene encoding bifunctional methylenetetrahydrofolate dehydrogenase/methenyltetrahydrofolate cyclohydrolase FolD, which translates to MSARIIDGKSIAQTIRSEVAEKVKQRINTGKRAPGLAVILVGDNPASQIYVGSKRRACDEVGFISRSYDLPDTTSEADLLNLIDQLNEDNTIDGILVQLPLPAGIDNVKVLERIRPDKDVDGFHPYNVGRLCQRAPKLRPCTPRGIVTLLERCDIPMNGLNAVIIGASNIVGRPMSLELLLAGCTTTVTHRFTKDLRFHVEHADLVVVAVGKPNFIPGEWIKPGAIVIDVGINRLESGKVVGDVEFEVASQRAGWISPVPGGVGPMTVATLIQNTLQACEEYHDPETGNN; encoded by the coding sequence ATGTCAGCAAGAATTATAGATGGGAAATCGATTGCGCAGACCATCAGAAGCGAAGTTGCCGAAAAAGTAAAACAACGTATTAATACAGGAAAACGAGCGCCTGGTTTAGCTGTTATTTTAGTGGGTGATAACCCAGCATCACAGATTTATGTCGGAAGTAAACGCCGTGCTTGTGATGAAGTTGGTTTTATTTCTCGCTCTTATGACTTACCTGATACTACCAGTGAAGCTGATTTATTAAACCTGATCGACCAGCTTAATGAAGATAACACGATTGATGGTATTCTCGTTCAACTCCCCTTACCTGCCGGAATTGATAACGTTAAAGTACTAGAACGTATTCGCCCAGATAAAGACGTGGATGGTTTTCATCCTTACAATGTTGGTCGCCTATGTCAACGTGCACCAAAATTACGCCCTTGTACGCCTCGCGGTATTGTCACACTGCTAGAACGTTGTGATATCCCTATGAATGGTTTAAACGCGGTTATTATTGGTGCGTCAAATATTGTGGGTCGTCCAATGAGCCTAGAGCTCTTACTTGCAGGCTGTACAACAACGGTTACTCATCGTTTCACTAAAGATTTACGTTTTCATGTTGAACACGCTGATCTTGTGGTTGTCGCGGTAGGTAAACCTAACTTTATCCCCGGTGAATGGATTAAACCTGGTGCCATTGTCATTGATGTCGGTATTAACCGCCTTGAAAGTGGTAAAGTGGTGGGCGATGTTGAATTTGAAGTCGCTTCACAACGCGCAGGTTGGATTTCGCCAGTCCCAGGTGGTGTCGGTCCAATGACTGTTGCCACACTTATTCAAAACACTTTACAAGCATGTGAAGAGTATCACGATCCTGAAACAGGAAATAATTAA
- the ybcJ gene encoding ribosome-associated protein YbcJ, with the protein METFQLDGHDYVELCDLLKLQGWTESGAAAKSVIAEGLVSVDGIVETRKRCKIVDGKIVTFGEFSVSVSK; encoded by the coding sequence ATGGAAACATTTCAATTAGATGGGCACGACTATGTCGAGCTTTGTGATTTATTAAAACTTCAAGGTTGGACAGAAAGCGGTGCTGCTGCTAAAAGTGTCATTGCTGAAGGCTTAGTTAGCGTTGATGGCATAGTTGAAACCCGTAAGCGTTGTAAAATCGTTGATGGAAAAATTGTCACCTTTGGTGAGTTCTCGGTCAGTGTCAGCAAATAA
- the fruK gene encoding 1-phosphofructokinase, producing MKRRVATITLNPAYDLVGLSNPIELGEVNRVKTAGFHAAGKGINVAKVLKSLGVDVTVGGFLGKENQDGFQKEFSDSGIANRFQMVEGRTRINVKLTEPNGKVTDFNFSGFEITKQDWTRFVNDTLSWAGQFDMICVSGSVPSSVDLNDFTAWMTRLRSECMCLIFDSSRDAFVAGLKASPWLVKPNHHELEIWAGRPLPELSDVVQAAQALRQQGIAHVVISLGEQGAMWVNASGAWMATPPKCNVVSTVGAGDSMVGGLIYGLMMRQTSEHTLRLATAVSALAVSQTNVGIRDREQLAKMMAEVELTPLKL from the coding sequence ATGAAACGCAGAGTTGCGACCATCACACTTAACCCTGCTTATGATCTTGTTGGTTTAAGTAATCCTATTGAACTTGGTGAAGTTAATCGTGTTAAAACAGCAGGCTTTCATGCTGCTGGTAAAGGTATTAACGTTGCTAAAGTCTTAAAAAGTCTCGGCGTTGATGTCACTGTTGGTGGATTTTTAGGTAAAGAAAATCAAGATGGGTTTCAAAAAGAGTTTAGTGATTCAGGTATTGCAAACCGTTTTCAAATGGTTGAAGGCCGTACTCGCATAAATGTGAAACTTACTGAGCCTAATGGCAAAGTCACTGATTTTAATTTTTCTGGTTTTGAAATTACAAAACAAGATTGGACTCGTTTCGTGAATGACACACTAAGCTGGGCTGGTCAGTTTGATATGATCTGTGTCAGTGGTAGTGTACCTTCAAGTGTTGATCTTAATGATTTCACTGCATGGATGACTCGTTTACGCAGTGAATGCATGTGTTTGATCTTTGACAGTAGTCGAGATGCTTTTGTCGCAGGATTAAAAGCCTCTCCTTGGCTTGTTAAACCTAATCATCATGAATTAGAAATTTGGGCTGGCCGGCCTTTACCTGAACTTTCTGATGTTGTACAAGCAGCCCAAGCATTACGCCAACAAGGTATTGCTCACGTTGTTATTTCATTAGGTGAGCAAGGTGCAATGTGGGTAAATGCATCTGGCGCATGGATGGCAACGCCTCCTAAATGTAATGTTGTCAGCACTGTAGGTGCCGGTGATTCTATGGTTGGCGGCCTAATTTATGGACTGATGATGAGACAAACTAGTGAGCATACATTACGTCTTGCAACTGCCGTTTCTGCTCTTGCAGTAAGTCAGACCAATGTTGGTATTCGTGACCGTGAACAATTGGCAAAAATGATGGCAGAAGTAGAATTAACTCCTCTAAAATTATAA
- the cysS gene encoding cysteine--tRNA ligase, with the protein MLKIFNTLTRQKEEFKPIHAGKIGMYVCGITIYDLCHIGHGRTFVAFDAITRYLRYLGYDVNYVRNVTDVDDKIIKRAIENNETCEQLTTRMLAEMHKDFDALNIARPDSEPRATHHIAEIIELTEALIKRDHAYVAENGDVMFAIDTDPDYGLLSRQDLEQLQAGARVEVANVKRNPMDFVLWKMSKPGEPSWESPWGAGRPGWHIECSAMNGKELGHHFDIHGGGSDLMFPHHENEIAQSTCAHDGPYVNYWMHSGMVMVDKEKMSKSLNNFFTIRDVLAYYDAETVRYFLLSGHYRSQLNYTEENLKQARTALERLYTSLRGTDANAQPIGGEAFEALFIEAMNDDFNTPEAYSVLFDLAREVNRLKSVDMNKANGLAAVLRKLAKVLGLLEQDPEAFLQSSAKADDAGEVEKIETLIQQRNDARKNKDWAAADVARDALTAMGIVLEDGPQGTTWRRNN; encoded by the coding sequence ATGCTAAAGATTTTTAATACTCTCACTCGCCAAAAAGAAGAATTTAAACCTATCCATGCAGGGAAAATAGGTATGTACGTGTGTGGCATCACTATTTATGACCTGTGCCATATTGGTCATGGACGTACATTTGTGGCTTTTGATGCCATAACCCGTTATCTGCGTTATTTAGGCTATGACGTTAATTATGTGCGTAACGTAACGGATGTGGATGATAAAATCATCAAACGTGCGATCGAGAACAATGAAACGTGTGAGCAATTAACAACTCGCATGTTAGCTGAAATGCATAAAGATTTTGATGCATTAAATATTGCTCGCCCTGATTCAGAGCCTCGTGCGACACATCATATTGCTGAAATCATTGAATTAACGGAAGCGTTAATCAAACGTGACCATGCTTATGTTGCTGAAAACGGTGACGTTATGTTTGCGATTGATACCGATCCTGATTATGGGTTGCTTTCTCGTCAAGATTTAGAACAACTGCAAGCAGGTGCTCGTGTTGAAGTGGCTAATGTGAAACGTAATCCTATGGACTTCGTTTTATGGAAAATGTCTAAGCCGGGTGAGCCAAGCTGGGAGTCTCCATGGGGAGCCGGTCGTCCTGGTTGGCATATTGAATGTTCTGCAATGAACGGTAAAGAGTTAGGACACCATTTTGATATTCATGGTGGTGGTTCAGATTTAATGTTCCCACACCATGAAAATGAAATTGCTCAATCAACCTGTGCTCATGATGGCCCGTATGTAAATTACTGGATGCATTCAGGTATGGTGATGGTAGACAAAGAAAAAATGTCTAAGTCACTTAATAACTTTTTCACCATTCGTGATGTATTAGCTTATTACGATGCTGAAACGGTACGTTATTTCTTATTATCCGGTCATTATCGTAGCCAGCTTAACTACACAGAAGAAAATCTAAAACAAGCACGTACCGCTTTAGAGCGTCTCTATACGTCATTACGTGGTACTGATGCTAATGCACAACCTATTGGCGGCGAAGCGTTTGAAGCACTGTTTATAGAAGCAATGAATGATGACTTCAATACACCAGAAGCGTATTCAGTATTATTTGATTTAGCGCGGGAAGTAAATCGCTTAAAAAGCGTGGATATGAATAAAGCTAATGGTTTAGCTGCGGTGTTACGCAAATTAGCTAAAGTATTAGGTCTGTTAGAGCAAGATCCGGAAGCCTTTTTACAAAGTAGTGCTAAAGCAGACGATGCTGGTGAAGTTGAAAAAATTGAAACTTTAATTCAACAACGTAACGATGCACGTAAAAATAAAGATTGGGCTGCAGCCGATGTCGCGCGTGATGCATTAACTGCGATGGGAATTGTGTTAGAAGATGGCCCTCAAGGTACAACTTGGCGCCGTAATAATTAA
- the ppiB gene encoding peptidylprolyl isomerase B, with protein sequence MVTFHTNYGDIVINTFADKAPATVENFLDYCKEGFYDNTIFHRVINGFMIQGGGFEPGMNQKATKAPVRNEANNGLANNRGTLAMARTNDPHSATAQFFINVADNDFLNFRAENANGWGYCVFAEVVEGMDVVDKIKAVSTGRSGFHQDVPREDIIIKSVTVSE encoded by the coding sequence ATGGTTACTTTTCATACCAATTACGGCGATATCGTGATTAATACATTTGCAGACAAAGCGCCTGCAACCGTAGAAAATTTTTTAGACTACTGTAAAGAAGGATTCTACGATAACACTATCTTCCACCGTGTCATCAATGGCTTTATGATCCAAGGTGGTGGTTTTGAACCTGGTATGAACCAAAAAGCAACCAAAGCACCTGTTAGAAACGAAGCAAACAATGGACTTGCAAATAATCGTGGTACATTAGCAATGGCTCGTACTAACGATCCACATTCCGCGACTGCACAATTTTTTATCAACGTTGCAGATAACGATTTCTTAAACTTCCGTGCTGAAAACGCAAATGGTTGGGGATATTGTGTCTTCGCTGAAGTTGTTGAAGGCATGGATGTTGTTGATAAAATTAAAGCTGTTTCCACAGGTCGTAGCGGTTTCCACCAAGATGTTCCTCGTGAAGATATCATCATTAAAAGTGTAACGGTTAGCGAATAA